A window from Aureibacillus halotolerans encodes these proteins:
- a CDS encoding IS3 family transposase, with protein sequence MERIDRYMEYYNEKRIQEKVDYQAPKEFGSVAA encoded by the coding sequence ATAGAACGAATTGACCGTTACATGGAATACTATAATGAAAAGCGTATCCAAGAAAAAGTAGACTACCAAGCACCAAAAGAATTTGGTAGCGTGGCAGCCTAA
- a CDS encoding helix-turn-helix domain-containing protein yields the protein MRKYEEDKEYRKAFDELELPFKIAKNIIMLRKLKGMTQTDLAKMIHTKQSVISRIEQANHNVTIKKLEEIAVALDTSVEILITKEIKPKGKEEEAGGLAQI from the coding sequence ATGAGGAAATATGAGGAAGACAAGGAATATAGAAAAGCATTTGATGAATTAGAGTTACCTTTCAAGATCGCTAAGAACATCATTATGCTTAGGAAGCTAAAAGGCATGACGCAAACAGATTTAGCTAAAATGATCCATACTAAGCAATCAGTTATCTCAAGGATTGAACAGGCGAATCATAACGTGACTATAAAGAAGTTGGAAGAGATAGCTGTGGCCTTGGATACAAGTGTAGAAATTCTTATCACTAAAGAAATTAAGCCAAAAGGAAAAGAAGAAGAAGCTGGGGGGTTAGCCCAAATATAA
- a CDS encoding DUF423 domain-containing protein produces MLKLFLLIASINGFLSVAIGAFGAHGLEGKISERMLANYHTGVNYQMFHTVGLLGVAFLSTFVSTPMLVWAGSLMTAGIVFFSGSLYVMALTGKTILGAVTPIGGVLFLAGWVLLGLAALKLS; encoded by the coding sequence ATGCTCAAACTATTTTTGCTGATTGCAAGCATTAACGGATTTCTCTCCGTAGCCATTGGAGCGTTTGGTGCCCACGGCCTTGAAGGGAAAATATCCGAACGTATGCTGGCGAACTATCACACCGGCGTGAATTATCAAATGTTTCATACGGTTGGCCTATTAGGGGTCGCATTTTTATCTACCTTCGTGTCCACGCCGATGCTTGTCTGGGCTGGGTCATTAATGACAGCAGGGATTGTGTTTTTCTCTGGAAGCCTGTACGTTATGGCGTTAACAGGAAAAACGATTTTAGGTGCGGTTACACCAATTGGTGGGGTATTGTTCTTAGCGGGTTGGGTGCTTTTAGGCTTAGCGGCGCTAAAGCTTTCATAG